The DNA segment AGTACAGAGTAACTGACCTCACGGCACCACCAAGGCCAACTGAGATTGTATAAACCATCCAGCATGTGTTAAGGCTATGGAAACAAACTCAACGATATGAATTAGTAATTGCACATAAATATGTTGTTCCAGTAAACTagaaaatgaaatgaaaattGCAAACCTTATTGATAATACAGATGTCTCTAATTTCGGGTTTGGGAGTAAACCTGATAAAAGAACAACCATCTCAAATGACCAATACTCAAGGCTGCAAGTTCAAGTAGTGATTAGTAACATACATATAGTTAGAAAAGAAAGAGAGAAAACATCAGTAAACAAATACAGATGCAGTTGTGCACATAACAGCTACATACCATATCATTATAGCTGAAGGAATAGCAAGCCTTAAAAAACCAAGAAGATCGTGGATGGCTTCAGCTGAAAAACCGGTGAAACTTTTCGAGAAGGATTTAGAGAACTTGATATACAAGGCCAACAAAAGAACATTTACCCAATACGATATGGCATTTGCTAAAGCAGCCCCTTTGCTTCCAAGCTCGAATTTGAACAAGAGAACCCAACACATCAAGATATGAAACAATGCCGTTAGTCCAGAGCTTATCATCATGGGAACCACTGTGTTTTGCGTCTGCAGAAAACGCATGAGACATTGGAGGACACCATATGCAAAGAGGCCTGGGATCATCCAACGATTGAACTCTCCTGCCCCGGATGAGATTTCCTTATCTTGACCGAGAGTTGCAAGAATCCAGCCAGTGTTAAACCAGACAATCGATAGGGCAATACTTAAGGTTAAGAGGATCAAGATTGCTCTCTGCGTGTAAATGCCTAGCATGTGGTACTGCTTGGCTCCATAGGCTTGTCCACAGAGTGTTTCCAAAGCACTTGCCATTCCTAGCTTCAGAATTTGTGAAATGTGTATCATGTGAGTGATGTAGTATAGAATGTAGTGCAAAGCATCTATCGCCAAGTCATAGCTGAAGATACGACGCTTAGGCTTTGTGCTGCTGATAAGTCGCATCTTTCAGACCGAATATGAGCACGAATGGAAATATAAAGTAAACTCATCAAAGGCTTCTAAGAAAACAGAAAGCCAAATCCAGTGACAAATAACCAACCAAAAATAGACAAGGAAACGTAGTTAATGCCACCAGCTAAAATTGAACTAAGTAGATATATTAAGCATGAAGGGCCTTAATAAATATGGTATCTTTTTACATTGGTATCCAAAAAATTAACTTAAACTTGCAATTTTGCAGAAGGAGAAGATACTTGGGCCATTCACAATAGTGTGATCATAACAAGTGTGTACTGAAAACTATATGGCAACAATGTAACTCATCTTTAAAGTGGATTAATGCATAAACCACATTTTTTTTCCTGCAATTCTGCCCCGCAAACTCAAGAATTTCATCAGGATACAACTTATATTATAATCAACAAAATTATAATTTCAGAAAATACCAGAAGATGGTCACAAAACATACACGTACCAACACACTGTATCCAGTGACAGAGGCAAAAGAAGTGGCCATTGAAGCACTGGACAGCGGCAGTTCACCAAGGTGTCCCACAAACATCACTGAAATCACTTGCAAACAAAACTGCAATATGCTTGCTGCTATTAGAGGCGCAGCCAATCCCAATTGCTTCTTTCCTTCCTCGACAAATTCACTAACATTAGTGGCCTCTCTGGGGACATCATGAGCGGTACTCGTGATTTCTTCGTTTGAAAAAAGTAAAGGGTTTGATTCTTCACCCATGATTTTAAGTTTCTTGGTCCGGTTTTTAGCTAGTTTTAATGCTTTTTTTGTTAAAGAATAATGTGAGCAGAAAAGGGATCCAAATTCATCTTGCCAAAGAAATTAATAACTATTATATTTGTTTAATCATCAATAATGTGCATTATTCAATGAGAAAGTATCTATCAAGCTTAGCTTGTAGAAGGCGTCTGCCTGCGACAGTGGATCGAGTAATTCAAGAAAGTGGCTCCCACTATTAATGCGGAGAGGTATTTATCATTTTTGAAATAATCTGTTAGGTAGAAGATTGACACTTTGTTTCATGCATTGCACGTAAGATTATAAAACAAGACTTTGCATATTAAAATCATGCAGAGAGTGTGGTTGGATGAGAAAATTTGATGTatttgagtttcaaatcccaacttcaaatttattttagttcgttttaaacaaaatttgagTTCTGGATTTAAAAACCGTTAAGGTTGTGTTTGCATTTTTAAAATCTTTGAATTTCAAATACATTTTTATAATTGAGAGACGTAAGACcataaaattcaaattcattTATTACAAATTCATCTAttacatatttatataatatctagTGTTAATTAAGATGGATTTCTAATTCACTTCATAATCGAACCGTTTTAGATCATAGAGACCAATCTCATTTATTCTTACAATGGTAGATACATCTGTCcacatttcaaaattttggatGTGATTGAACCAATTCACCCCATGCATGAGGCATACTACCAAGGACTAGTGGTTATGACAAAGTAAAAAATTCGAGACATCAAAAATTGGAACGATATCGAGATCTCCGATGTCGTATGACACTGTTTGTGTACATTTTCAAGCAAGCCTATCATCGAATGAATGCTTCTCCTCAGACAATCTGTCCCTGGCCATGGCTGCCTGCAGTGAAATCCATTCGAAAATTAATACATTTTTCATGaaatcacaaaaaattcaaaatcacTAAGTGCATTAAAATAGCCTACCTTGACCAACTATCTAGATACTTGAACAAGAAAAACACAAAAAAGTTCAAAGAACATAACCTGTTTTTCCCAGTTTGTGAAACTCGTTATCACGGCAAACGAGATCGCCTGCAACGTAGCACCAGAAAGTACACCAATCCATAGACCTTTCCCTCTCAAATTCAACCAGAACCCCAATGCAGCTGCTATCggaattccaaaagcataaaaCGCCGCAAGATTGACGTATGCTCCAATATGCTGccatccacagcctcgagcaacTCCTAGTAATAGAAGATAGTCAATATTAAGTATTGTAAGGACAAGTGCATATGCCATGTAGGCACTCCCAACAAATATGTAATGATAAAGCTACTCATTTTTTTGAAACAGAAACAACTtaggaaaaagaaagaaagaataacCTGAAAGGGTCCCTTGGATACAGTCAATTATAACTGATAAACAAACAAGAGGAGCCATATTTGTCACATAATCCACGACTTCTTTCTCGTTACTGAAAACGTAGCCAAAAACGTTCCTGCTAGCAAAGAGGCTTGTGCTTACAATTATTGCCTCCAAGGCTGCAAGAATCATTAGAGCAATAACTGATACGCGAGCCCCCCGAGGATTTCCAGCTCCTAACTCGTTTGAAATTCGTGTGCTGAATAATCGAAGTCAAACGAAATTTTGAATTAGTTAGAGAGACTGCATATATCTAAGCAAATCAGAAGACAGAGAGTCAAGCTATAGATGTACAACCTTGCACCTGAAGCCAATCCATATGGTATCGCGTAAAGTGTGGCAATGGTGCTCAGGCTGTTCACAAGAAATTACACAATCAAGCGATAGCACATTAatctaatatttattttaatattacatGTTATATGCTACATGATATAATTTCCTTAGCAAATATAAATTTAACAGAAATACTACGTGGTTTGCTTCACTTTGATAAGGTGCAAAACTCGACTTGAGCTTAGACTCCAGGGCACATGTGCACATTACTGCGCTTCACACATTAATGAATATAGTTACAACATATTTTCCCATATGGTGCCTCCATTCAATAAGGTGTACGCTTGGTTTTTGCCTTCCACCCAGACTTTATGGTATCTATGTACCTTAGCATATCTTTCACTTCTAATAACTATGATCTatgtagtgtttgcaacctctgaaaataagtgattatggagcTCTTAATAAATTTGTCAAGATTctctccataatcacttatttttagaggttgcaaacactgcCCTAGTATGTTtaacaaaatatattttgaaaaattcatacaCAAAAGGCTCGTGTACAACTTACCATACAGACAACACTGAGGTTTCAAGCTGAGGATTTGGTAAAATCCCGGAAAGCAAGATCATCAGCTCAAACGACCACCATTCAAGACTGCATCATACAAAACTTCAAATTAATCGAAATATTAGAACATttgaaatggaaaaaaaaatcagaacaaAGCTCCATGTTCATGAAGAAAGAGATTACCAAACCATTACAGCAGAAGGAATTGCAAAGCGAAAAAATTCTTTCATTCCATCAAATATCTTCATCGAAATCTGTGCACGGGTTTTGGCACAGACAGAAGAGTATTTCATGTACAAACCGAGCATGAGTACGTTCAACCACTCTGAAATACCCATAGCAACTGCAGCACCAAGATTCTCTAGACTAGACTTATATACTAAAGCCCAACATACCGGTATATGGAAACAGAGAGTGATGCATGAGCTTATTAACATAGGAAAGATCAAACTTTGCATCTGATAATACCGAACCATTGGTTGAAGAGTTGCATAGCCGAACAGAGCAGGGATAAGGCATGTAATAAATTTTCCAGCTTCGTGCGAAATTTGAGGATCTTGACCAAAGAATAGGAGTATATTTCCCATGTATATCCACAAAATAGAAAGGGGAATACAAACAATGATGAGGGAACAGATAGCGGTGTAAGTTTGGGTTCCAAGTTTTTCATATTGGTGAGCACCATAAGCCTGCCCACCTAGCGTTTCCAGGGCGCAGGCCATGCCTAACTGTTTCATAGAGCTTAGAGTTAGTTAGAGGAAATATTAACAAAATCACTGTAATGGTATGCTATTCAACAGAAACATTATAATCTGTAGCAAAATAATATGTACCATTTTTTCTACTTGGCCATTGAGTTAAAAAGCCGAGTCTAGCCAAAAGAAATAAGCAACTTACTGTTTCCaagaaattttttgtttttttgactCTTGTTAAGTTTTCCAAATATCATTTCATGTTTTGAGCCACTACCGATTCGTGACTATCCTTGCACTACATCAACACAACTCCTATGCATACgattgaataataatttatttttatcatgtggTGTAACAATAGGAAATGAGTGTTACAAAACACACAAACCAAGTGGACTCATGATTTTCCCAACTCTCAAAATGTTCCCTACTATCTTCATTGGAAGAGGGGTATAAAAATCTGTATAATCAAAAATCAAATGATGAACACGGAATTGGAAGTTAATTACAGATTCTTATGATTTCTAATGACAATGGGGTTCAAGACTGCTTCTTGCAATGACAAAATTGTACAATGTGAGTTATAGACTTTCATCACGTATGTCGTTTTACAGGAAATTTTTATCTAACATAACAAACTTCGATTCAATTTATGGAAGCCTGTGGATAGTGCAGTGGAATAACAAGTGACAGAAGATTCCCCTTGGACAATGTAGCTAACAAAATACTTGCTTAGAgataccaaaaatttgatgtcCAACTGTGAAAAAGGTATCTATAATTTTCAGATTGCTTATAGATAGATATCGAATTATATTTGCTTTACCTCTTTTCATTAAAATTTTCACATCATCTAAAGAACAAATAAGAACTGCATTTCTACAAAAAATTAAAACCGCCAAATTGACTGGATGGGATAAGCTGGTGACTACGTGACCATAGCAGTCTCTAATCAAGAAAATATCTACATGCAAACAGTCCAATTGTGGCTCACACAGATCCAACGGGTTTGACCACTTAGTAAGGCTACAAACAATGATTGATCACGCATGTGGGTGGGTTCGCATGCGGTCAAATGAAGCTCATGGCTGCAGTCTTACCATGCTCAACACTCGGACattaaaaagaaagaaaagtaaAAAAGAGATAATCTGAACACATTTAGAATGCCAAAATCATTTTGGAACATAAACATGATTCATGAACGTCTCTTGGCATTTTTATGATACATGCATGTGTCTTAATATTATCTTAGTGGTCGATGAGATGAACCCCATGTGGTCAAAATTAGGGTACTACCCTTCTGATAACATAAACTCAACCAGTGGTAAACATGTGAATTAATTAGGAACATGAGTAGGTAAGATCATAGATGAACCATGTAAGGAAATGCATTCAGTGGTTGGTGCATATATTAAAGTATATTCTTATTTATAAGGCTAGTCATACTACTCATCCAAAGAACAAGTCATTTTCAAATACAGAGAGTAAAAACTAAAGTTGCTGTCAAATCACAACAAAGTTGCTGTTATCAGTAAAACCACCAGCTTGGAAACCATCTTGTTTTAACTCAAGCATTTCAAGAAGATACTTCAGTAACCACAGCATATTGAGTGATGAATATCAATAAAAGCAGAGGAAACCATTAGGAAACTAAAAAAGCTTCAAACTTTACTCCTGATCCGTAAAGTTTGAAGTATACAATAACAACACAAGAACCCAGAAAAGAAAACGAAAACGAAGCTAGATTGAAAGAGACAGGAATACCATCAAGCTAAAACCAGTGACATTAGCAAGCGAGAAGGCCATAGCTGTGCTGGAAAGAGAGAGTTCCCCTAAATGGCCAGTTATCATAATCGACACAATTTGCAGCAAATACTGTGCCAGAGTCACCGCCACCATTGGCGCCGCCAAATAACCCAACTTCTTCATCTCCTCTATGATCAGCCCGCCACTTCTTGATCTTTCCCTCCTCTCTTCTTTCCCATCTAACGGCAACAAACCCTCCTCCATCTTTGCAAGAACTGAAGTTTGTGTGTGTGATTTTTGTTCCTGGTTTTCTTTATATATTTCCTTTGTTAGGCGCCGGAGAATATTCAGCTGGACTGACCGAGTAAAAAGTAAAACGACATTGGCCTGTGAGACTCTGGCGCTTGCAGGTTTATAAACTCTCATTTAATTAATTCGTCTTCGGGCCCTCAACTATGGTAAATATCCGTTTAGCCCCTGACATTGTTGACTTTTGTCATTTGTTTGTATATGACCATTTATATTCGCCTAATAATTAATTACCTTCTTACTcattttactatattattaaagtatttcaaaaaaaattttactatattattaaagaaaCGAGCACTtagtaaaattaaaatttatttagaatcaaatacgaaatatataaaatacttttaaaattcTCAATCTCTATTTGAAACTTGATGTGTCCATTATTTTCACTATTTTTCGtgtgtattttaaatttaaatatgttataaataaaaaatataatgataactataaaaaaataataaatattcatgTTTTACCAACACACACCGCGTGTGCGGATGCGACtcatatattattatagtagagATCATCTAATTAGTTAACTTTCAATTGATCGGTGaagttttatataaaattatcattatatcctaacttaattttcaataaaaccaaaattattagatAAAAAATTTAACATGAAATGTGTTTGAATTTACTCTAATTTTTATTCATCCAAGTAACCCAAGttgcatatgtattgatataGTTGATgttaaatattttagatttataaTACCAAATTCCTTGGTTTGTTTAGGTAAATTTATTTGACGATGAATTGAAATCTCGAAATAGTTATTTTTTGTTTCATTATAGTAGACTTCAAATCTAATTAAAATCAATATAGAGTTATTTCAAAGTATTGCTTCAAACCttaaattattcaaaaaaaattgatggcttaaatttcaaattcttctatcaaaCACAATCTTAATTGTATAGAGTAAATTTTATGTGCAATGAGTTGATCCGACTCATATccacaatgaaaaataatatttttgacataaaaagaaaTGTTTTTATAGATCGGGTCAAATAAAAGATTTGTCTTAATTGTACCGTAAAATCATGTTATATTAGAACTCATATccacaatgaaaaataatacatttgacaaaaaaaaaaaaaaaagcataaaACCGTGTTATATTAGTTTTTGTGTTGTCGATAAAATATATGTTCTTTTCATTCATGAGTTCATGTCTTATGGCTGTCCTATAGCTATGCAGGAATAGTAAACAACTTTAAATTCTATATGCCCTAAAAAAACCCACAGGACACGTTAGCAAATTGccaaaaatgaaatttaaattaatttatctaaaaaattatttattattataaaggAGAAAAAAAACAGATGaaagaaaaaccaaaaatatcaTTCCAATAATCTTGTGGATCACGGCATTAATTCAAACATGGTTATCCATTACTTTCATTGGGTCAAAatgaaatttacatttgtcATGATAATGATAATGACAATATCCAACTCTTAAATTTGGAATGAAGTAAATATTTTCGAGAGTTCAAAACCTAATATGCATCtttcttaaataaattttaaatttttttttacaaaaactgTTAGATATTAAAACTTTGGAAGAGTAAATTTCATTTAGTGGGGGTCTTAATTTTAAAGTACAGCATTATGTTGTGAACTGCATGTAAGTGTGTAACTaggataaataaatcatatggaCAGAAATTATCCTTACGATTTTTTGAAGTTATTTTTATGAATGATTGTTTCGATTAATGGGTGGAGTACCATATTAGTATGCTAGCTTGTAAATAAgccttatttaaaaatttatatttttaattattattatttattgtatagTTTTTAAATTATGGAAGGAACCGTTAGACGCATCCTATTTCGTCCAAGTAaataagaattttaaagttaagtgtgtttgatttgaaataatTTTGAGATGAGTGATTCACTCGTCATAAATTTTATAGGATGTGTGtgaatgaaaaaataaatatatgagttaCATTGACTCGGTGATAATGTTCATAAAATATGAGGCGTTACGTGAGCACATAACAAAATCATAATTCAAGAAAATTAGAATAATAAGTAAACTGATTTGATTATCAAAATTTCTTGGTCGACAAGAAAGAATAAAACAACTAGGCAACTTTTTGGATGAATTGTTTTCCACATGACTGctacattatatataatatatgcaattaatcaatgaggtaattattttaaaatccctaaacttaaacataaatttctcctaactccctacattcaaattttttagtttgcactccctagtggtccccaattttgattaaacaagtatttaactaatcttttgtactttggcattgttttacctatcgaaTTAGTTCATGTCGTGAAGAACTATTGGttgcgcaaggtttccagcctatatactttagattagggtccaacatgcttccgtaaagtaaatcaaatttaaatacctctttgaccataatgtcgtcgggtcatacctgccgagttttacgaagttctcctcacactccaaccacgcagtcgcaacagatggtttctgcacaagctccttcaacgacacccagcacagccttaattcgttttctaccttaaggcgtatggtatataaatttaattataaaatatgaacatgaaagaataagagactttagaaaaattattcagacataatattattacataaatcaactcctttgaagaggagaagacaacttgtttagctactcatagtagcctcgttcttgaaatacataaacgaaaacttattacaatagaaagagaaatattacaataattttattcgtaagaaaactgaagggaatgatcaatgtcttcaccttcctcaaatgcctgtatttatagctgtagttccactcgtttcactgagaaacttcaggaaatctta comes from the Henckelia pumila isolate YLH828 chromosome 1, ASM3356847v2, whole genome shotgun sequence genome and includes:
- the LOC140883639 gene encoding protein DETOXIFICATION 12-like; this translates as MEEGLLPLDGKEERRERSRSGGLIIEEMKKLGYLAAPMVAVTLAQYLLQIVSIMITGHLGELSLSSTAMAFSLANVTGFSLMLGMACALETLGGQAYGAHQYEKLGTQTYTAICSLIIVCIPLSILWIYMGNILLFFGQDPQISHEAGKFITCLIPALFGYATLQPMVRYYQMQSLIFPMLISSCITLCFHIPVCWALVYKSSLENLGAAVAMGISEWLNVLMLGLYMKYSSVCAKTRAQISMKIFDGMKEFFRFAIPSAVMVCLEWWSFELMILLSGILPNPQLETSVLSVCLSTIATLYAIPYGLASGASTRISNELGAGNPRGARVSVIALMILAALEAIIVSTSLFASRNVFGYVFSNEKEVVDYVTNMAPLVCLSVIIDCIQGTLSGVARGCGWQHIGAYVNLAAFYAFGIPIAAALGFWLNLRGKGLWIGVLSGATLQAISFAVITSFTNWEKQAAMARDRLSEEKHSFDDRLA
- the LOC140874416 gene encoding protein DETOXIFICATION 16-like isoform X1, with protein sequence MGEESNPLLFSNEEITSTAHDVPREATNVSEFVEEGKKQLGLAAPLIAASILQFCLQVISVMFVGHLGELPLSSASMATSFASVTGYSVLLGMASALETLCGQAYGAKQYHMLGIYTQRAILILLTLSIALSIVWFNTGWILATLGQDKEISSGAGEFNRWMIPGLFAYGVLQCLMRFLQTQNTVVPMMISSGLTALFHILMCWVLLFKFELGSKGAALANAISYWVNVLLLALYIKFSKSFSKSFTGFSAEAIHDLLGFLRLAIPSAIMICLEYWSFEMVVLLSGLLPNPKLETSVLSISLNTCWMVYTISVGLGGAVSTRVSNEFGAKQPQRARLAVCVAALIATSEGVIVGTITILVRDVWGQLYSSETEVITYVARIMPILALSNFIDGFQCVLSGAARGCGWQNLCAFINLGAYYVVGIPCAVLFAFIFHIGGIGLWMGIICGLAVQAVILVIVNLNTDWENVRNC
- the LOC140874416 gene encoding protein DETOXIFICATION 16-like isoform X2, with the protein product MASALETLCGQAYGAKQYHMLGIYTQRAILILLTLSIALSIVWFNTGWILATLGQDKEISSGAGEFNRWMIPGLFAYGVLQCLMRFLQTQNTVVPMMISSGLTALFHILMCWVLLFKFELGSKGAALANAISYWVNVLLLALYIKFSKSFSKSFTGFSAEAIHDLLGFLRLAIPSAIMICLEYWSFEMVVLLSGLLPNPKLETSVLSISLNTCWMVYTISVGLGGAVSTRVSNEFGAKQPQRARLAVCVAALIATSEGVIVGTITILVRDVWGQLYSSETEVITYVARIMPILALSNFIDGFQCVLSGAARGCGWQNLCAFINLGAYYVVGIPCAVLFAFIFHIGGIGLWMGIICGLAVQAVILVIVNLNTDWENVRNC